The stretch of DNA ACTGGTCGATTTGCCGCACGAATTTGTCGTGAACGAAGGAACCGACGCCGAAGTCGATGATCTGGAACTGATGAGCCTGTGCCGACATCACATCATTGCCAACAGCTCGTTTAGCTGGTGGGGTGCCTGGCTCAATCCAGCCCCTGATAAAGTAGTAATTGCTCCTAAAATCTGGTTTAGCAATAAACCGTTCGATACCAGCGATCTGACTCCGTCATCCTGGCTGCGCCTGTAATACCTGACTATGTTCTGTCGTAACTGTTTATGCCACTCAAAAACTACCTCGACCAACGGCCTGCTCTGAAGCGGTGGGTGCATTATCTTCTGATTCCGCCCGGAGAGGCCCGGCCCCGGCGATGGGTTAGCTGGTTTGTGAATCCGTTCATTCATCAACGTCATGCGAAAGCCCGCATACGCTCGTCGGTGCGGTTGGATGTGCTGCCGTTCAATTCATTCATGCTGGGAGCCGGTAGTCTGATCGAAGCTTTCAGCGTGGTGAACAACGGCGTTGGGCCGGTTGAGATTGGCATGAATACGCTGTTGGGCATTGGAGCCGTGATAATTGGGCCGGTGCGTATCGGCAACAACGTGATTATGGCGCAGCACGTGGTGCTATCGGGGCTAAATCATGGGTATGAAGACATCAATTTGCCCATTCGGGAGCAACCCGTTACTACCAAACCCATTGTTGTTGAAGACGATTGCTGGATTGGGGCTAACGTAACCATCACGGCAGGTGTAACCGTTGGGCGGCATTCGGTTGTGGCGGGTGGCAGCGTCGTCACGCGCGACGTACCGCCTTTCAGCGTAGTGGGTGGCAATCCGGCCCGGCTGCTCAAGCAATATAGCACCGACACCAACCAGTGGGAATCTGTCAATCGCAGCGTCAAATCTGACTGATGACCCGTTCAAACTCTTCGGCTCGCTTCGCCCAGGTATTATTCCGGGCCATTTGTATGCGTTCGGTTACGCGGGCAGAGCTGTTATCGACCAACGCCCGACGCAGGGCTGCTACAAAATCGTCGGGCTGATCGGCTCGCTCAATAACACCGTCGAAGTCGTCCAGAATTGAAAAGTTTGTTGACACAACCGGCAAACCAGCCGCAAGATATTCGTTGATTTTCAGCGGATAAATGGTGTACGTATGCTCGTTTCGGGTAAACGGAATCATGGCCGCGCTCATCCGGCCCAGCAGCGCAGGCAGTTCGGCGGGGGCAAGGGGTGGAATGAACTGCACATTCGGGCAACCGCCCAGTTGCTGTAGAATGGCGGCATCATCGAGCTTACCAATGAACTGAAAATCAACATCGGGCATGGCCTGTACGCAGTGCGCTACCAGCCGCAGGTCGATACGGTTGTCGGCAGTGCCCAGATAACCGATAATTGGGCGGCTCTCCGGCGCAGGCCGGACTACTTGCTGCGCCTGATGAAACAAGTCGAAGTTAACGCCATTTTTTACGCAGAACGTGCGGGGCTGAATAGTCTCTTTCGCCCGGCGCAAGGTTTCGGACGTAGTTACTACGGCATCGACCCGGCGCAGGTATTGCTGCTCGTAGCGGGAGCCGTGCCGCCCCGACCAGCCGTTGGCCGTTATTTCATCGAAGCAATAATAAATTGTTGCCCACTCGTTAAGCCTGCTGAGCATCGAAAGCCCGTATACCGGATTAAACGCATTGATAATCAACGGTTTTTGCATACCCAACCGCTTCATTGTCTGCCGCAGTCCCCGAAGCATCCGTCGGCTGTTCCAGGCATGGAGCCGGTCGTGCAAATTTGCCGACAGCCAGTTGATGGGCAACATCGGAGCCGGGTTCCAGACGTAAAGTTCTCCCCCGTTTTCAACCGATTTAATCAAGAGCGGATCTTGCAGCCGAAGTACGCGCCCGACGGGTAGGGTTTCGCGGCCCCAAACAGCCTTTGCAACGTCTTTTGCGGTGTACTGATAGTCGACGTACAGCACCCGATGGTTGCGGGCAGCCAGTTCGGTCATTAGTTGTACTACCGCCTTCTGGTAAGGTCCTTCCCACGATGTTTGCCCAACGCAAATGATGCTGTCAAACGGACTCATAGCTATCTGACGTGGGCGTCGGAGACGTTTTTTTAGCGAATTTAGGATCGTCGAGGTCGGTGGGTTGCCGCTGGCTGAAGTAGAGACTGAACTGCCACGAAAGTTCTTTCCAGACGCGCTCAACCAACGCCTGCCCGAAGGTGCCGCTTCGCTGGAGCGTGCGCGGACCCGTCCAGGCGCGGGCCTTATTGCTACGCACCTGCCGAACCTTGCCGTATGGCATCAGATCTAAACACAACCGCCCATCGTCGCCCCA from Spirosoma montaniterrae encodes:
- a CDS encoding acyltransferase — its product is MPLKNYLDQRPALKRWVHYLLIPPGEARPRRWVSWFVNPFIHQRHAKARIRSSVRLDVLPFNSFMLGAGSLIEAFSVVNNGVGPVEIGMNTLLGIGAVIIGPVRIGNNVIMAQHVVLSGLNHGYEDINLPIREQPVTTKPIVVEDDCWIGANVTITAGVTVGRHSVVAGGSVVTRDVPPFSVVGGNPARLLKQYSTDTNQWESVNRSVKSD
- a CDS encoding glycosyltransferase, which produces MSPFDSIICVGQTSWEGPYQKAVVQLMTELAARNHRVLYVDYQYTAKDVAKAVWGRETLPVGRVLRLQDPLLIKSVENGGELYVWNPAPMLPINWLSANLHDRLHAWNSRRMLRGLRQTMKRLGMQKPLIINAFNPVYGLSMLSRLNEWATIYYCFDEITANGWSGRHGSRYEQQYLRRVDAVVTTSETLRRAKETIQPRTFCVKNGVNFDLFHQAQQVVRPAPESRPIIGYLGTADNRIDLRLVAHCVQAMPDVDFQFIGKLDDAAILQQLGGCPNVQFIPPLAPAELPALLGRMSAAMIPFTRNEHTYTIYPLKINEYLAAGLPVVSTNFSILDDFDGVIERADQPDDFVAALRRALVDNSSARVTERIQMARNNTWAKRAEEFERVISQI